From the Gadus chalcogrammus isolate NIFS_2021 chromosome 15, NIFS_Gcha_1.0, whole genome shotgun sequence genome, one window contains:
- the LOC130404859 gene encoding uncharacterized protein LOC130404859, producing MINQKKMYHWMIMVGNEERVSATHLPQENRRSVLEVPLTDILPNQNDKDHLRKEFAELIGRVLVSHLQCLSPFRDLLQWHIPHAFSSEMTKKTDLTPLGLFDADEKNIADMIKVLGYIHDRYVPYVPTDVNGNVMKPAVKIIITGDQLTKQNADAALRSVENANTLHGRLNGIVTAIADFHCSMNFTDLILKEYYKTTSNADMGTLHQLRNIINRRDVSATALGDKYRASNTFIRDVTNASIIAAAMHYFSMENTKDTPKTHPPPATFQSDLEKGNWIHTQLLNIVDMFVMNDNMVLPDRGTGDEEDTQAYPQAQNTPVKCDFQDCRSTAFKDHAGLTKHVINCHNIFMAYHGEKTTRGVESQGRQYTDGIFNYHSGFLKLALLEQDFQDSIKEGDGQRTVRLWKYKMLHFKQAGRNKYSLEALKLQLDVHALLSPSVAHRLTWNRTINVCGGAGNNIALDLNCEHFVRLTKDLMAKQGANMQFNIAKEISRTIGELTELMTNFDQDCEIKPESGLHAEPNKEADISEMVAVLQNNKVFRFTPGRTYTTFKNTTPNPLQQLNAAGVLQWINEHKKKLHLKQVNGCF from the coding sequence ATgatcaaccaaaaaaaaatgtaCCATTGGATGATAATGGTTGGTAATGAGGAGAGAGTCAGTGCAACTCATCTGCCACAAGAAAACAGAAGGTCTGTGCTAGAAGTCCCACTAACAGACATACTACCCAATCAGAATGACAAAGACCATCTCAGGAAAGAATTTGCTGAACTGATAGGAAGAGTGTTGGTATCCCACCTTCAATGCCTCAGCCCATTCAGAGACCTCCTTCAGTGGCACATACCACATGCATTCTCGTCTGAAATGACCAAAAAAACAGATCTAACACCCCTTGGACTCTTTGATGcggatgaaaaaaacatagcaGATATGATAAAAGTCCTTGGTTACATACATGACAGATATGTCCCTTATGTACCTACTGATGTCAATGGAAATGTTATGAAACCAGCTGTAAAAATCATCATTACTGGAGATCAGCTAACTAAACAAAATGCTGATGCTGCCCTCCGATCAGTGGAGAATGCAAACACACTACACGGTAGACTAAACGGCATTGTCACTGCGATCGCAGATTTTCATTGCAGTATGAATTTCACAgatcttattctcaaagaatATTATAAGACCACATCTAATGCAGACATGGGTACACTGCACCAACTACGGAACATTATTAACAGAAGAGATGTTTCAGCAACTGCTCTAGGGGATAAGTACAGAGCAAGCAACACATTCATCAGAGATGTGACCAATGCTTCCATCATTGCTGCTGCTATGCACTACTTTTCAATGGAGAATACAAAAGACACACCGAAGACTCACCCTCCACCTGCAACCTTCCAGTCTGACTTGGAGAAGGGTAACTGGATCCACACACAACTCTTAAATATAGTTGACATGTTTGTCATGAATGACAACATGGTACTGCCAGACCGAGGAACGGGAGATGAAGAGGACACACAGGCTTACCCACAGGCCCAGAATACACCTGTGAAGTGTGACTTTCAGGACTGCAGAAGTACAGCATTTAAAGACCATGCAGGGCTTACAAAACATGTCATTAATTGTCACAACATATTCATGGCTTACCATGGAGAGAAGACGACCAGGGGAGTGGAGAGCCAGGGCAGGCAATACACAGATGGGATCTTCAACTACCATAGTGGGTTCCTTAAGCTAGCCTTACTGGAACAGGATTTCCAGGACTCCATTAAAGAAGGTGACGGACAAAGGACTGTCCGCCTCTGGAAATACAAAATGCTACACTTCAAACAAGCAGGTAGGAACAAATACAGCCTAGAGGCACTCAAACTGCAGCTCGACGTCCATGCCCTTCTGAGTCCAAGTGTAGCACATCGGCTCACATGGAACAGGACCATAAATGTTTGTGGTGGGGCTGGTAACAACATTGCCTTAGATCTGAACTGTGAACATTTTGTGCGGCTCACAAAAGATCTGATGGCCAAACAAGGGGCAAATATGCAGTTCAACATAGCCAAAGAAATAAGTCGGACCATTGGTGAGCTAACAGAGTTGATGACCAACTTTGATCAGGACTGTGAAATCAAGCCAGAGTCAGGACTGCATGCAGAACCGAACAAAGAGGCTGACATCTCGGAAATGGTGGCAGTTCTTCAAAACAACAAAGTGTTCAGATTTACTCCAGGAAGAACATACACCACATTCAAAAATACCACCCCCAATCCGTTGCAACAGCTAAACGCTGCTGGGGTGCTGCAATGGATAAATGAGCACAAAAAGAAATTACATTTGAAACAGGTAAATGGCTGCTTTTAA